The Cervus canadensis isolate Bull #8, Minnesota chromosome 20, ASM1932006v1, whole genome shotgun sequence genome segment TCCCAGGActtattttttttatgactgGAAGTTGGTATCATTTGAGCCCCTTTTCACCCATTTCCCCCACTCCCAAGGCTGTTTTTACTAATGATTTTTTAATGGTCCTATATTCTGTTGTAGGGAATTGATACCGAAAGGCCCATTCTGCAAGTGGACAGCTATGTCTTTGCTGGAGAGTATGAAGGTAGGAGGATGTCAGAGAGATGAAATTCCCTTTTTTATATGCCTTTTGGAGAAAGTAGCTGTTTCAACAAGTTGCCTTAATGTTTTTCTGCAGACACTGTTGGGACCTGtgttatatttgaagaaaatgttgAATATGGTAAGTGATTGCTATGCTGACTCAACTCTTTttgttatgaaatatttcaaacatactTGTGTATGATGGATATTAAAGTTAAACATCTCGTGTACCCACTGTCTACCTGTGTCAAATCCTCCCTTTTGGCTAGGCAGTCAAAAAACATTCCAGATGCATTTGAAGCCCCTTGTATATCCCTGGAACCAAGATGGTCTGCTCCAGAGCCTGTTTTCTTAATTATGCTTATTTACTCACCACAAAAATGTCTTGTGCATATATGTAAAAATGTCTCTTGGATATACACTTAGAAACGGAACTGTTAGATTGATGAGTGTGTGTACTAGATTCAACCATATGAAATCAACAATTTGGGCTGAATATCGCCAGTTTCACATGGTTCAACTTAACAGATACCACTGTGTTGCTCTCTGAAGTGTAGTATCAGTCAGCCACACAGTGGCAGGCTCTGCAGGCTTTCAATGTGCTTCACATCCTTAGCACAGAGTCTCATCCGTCATTCCCGCCTACACACACAGTTTTTATAAAGCTGTGACCCCAAGCAGCAGGTgggcagcaatttttttttctcagctttctCTCCTGATTGGGGATGTTCTCACTCCAGTCTGGCTtcaagtagtgtctgactttggTCCTTCATTTTGAGCGACAGAATTTTAGACCTCATTACCCAGTAAAACCAAATTCCCAGCCCCTCTTTCCCACTTCAGGGCTGGCACCTAATAGGCTTGTAGCTTTACTCTTAACTTTGGGTTTCTGTCCCCTGTAGATGTGTGTTGTCTGTGAGTTCACTTGTATCTTCAGTTCTTACGTATTTAATCTGTTACTTCTCTGTGGCTGGAGCAGGAGGAATGAGTTAAATCTTGAACTTAACTGCACTCTCTTGACAGAAAGTAGTTTTCTCTAAACTGGAACCATTGAGGCTTAACATGATTATTTGATGGCATCAAGCAGTATAAtagtgttcattttatattttagtggATGCAGAAGGCAGTAATAAAACAGTGCTAAAATATAAATGCCACACAATGAAGAAGCTCAGCATGACAAGGACTCTACtgacagaaaagaaggaaggagaagaaaacataggttaGTTCACTTACTTCTCTGAAAATAGATGATTCATTATTGGCTTTATGACACATTGTTGCCAGGATGTTCTTTGTACTTCATAATAATAACTATGTGTGATAGGTTAAGTATGTGAAAATTGAGAGCTCTCCATAAAAAGTACCaaagatagattttaaaatttagttgaaTTCTCATATAGCTGGGGGCACTGGAGACATATGAGAAATGTTTATCTGCTTTGCACTGGAAACGATTGTGAGGAGTTTGTCAAGCAATTGGACATGATTTCAACCCCAAGGAATTCAGCAGCCACTTCTCTTCCCACCATTAAAACTTTTTTGTAAGAGCAGAAGATATGATAGTAGCAGTTCTAGATCTGCTGAGCTTTGGGGAGATCCAGTAACCTTCCCCAAGATGCTTACTACTGGAAGAAGCTGGCTTTATATGTGAGGGAGGGACTCTAAGACCACAGTTGTTAATCTTAAGTCTAGTTCTTAATAAACACCCAGTTAGCCTTCTCCAGTTGCTAGTCATCCAACGCTAGAGACTTTATAGGAGTTTCTTGTACCTGTAGAAGGCACATGTTTGCGGAGATGGACAAATAACCACTTGATGGTTTAAAAGCCCATTGCTCACCACGCCAACCTCTTTCTTTTGCCCTAAGGAATTTGGGACACGGTCAAAATAAATGTGTTTGTCCACCAAAAACAAGGCTTATTGCTCCAAGACATATTTGAAACACTAGTAAATAAGACCCTAATGATGAATACTCATGGCTtgatttattgtattttaaagaataaacatttgaAGGTACATTCATCATCTAGAAATTTATACCAGCTACACATAACTATTTAACAAATCTTTGTTCTTACATATTCCACAACTATCCGTTTTTTTTAggcattttgaaaataataggaAGGAGGCACTTGAAGTTCTAGAATGAACTTGAAAGGCATATACATATCAAATGGCTTAACTatcatttaaatattcttaaaggAAGTTAGAGAATTTGCTCTAGTCTTTTAATAATCTAATAACTCTTGGGGAGAATCTGGAtgcatctttttgtttatttattagctTTGTACgggttttctgtagttgcagcaagcagggctaCTCTTTTTTGCAATACACAGGCTTTTCACCActgcggcttctcttgttgcggagcacaggctccaggtgcatgggcttcagtagctgcagcacacagactcagtagttgtggctcatgggcttagttgctcccacggcatatggaatcttcccaaaccagggatcgaacctgtgtcccctgcattggcaggcagattcttatccactgtgccaccagggaagtgcaaaATTTGGGTgtattttaatcaaataaattaGCAACCAACTATTCAAGGCTGTACTGGTTATCTACTGCGGCATGAAAAGTGGCCCCtaaacttaatggcttaaaacaacagcaacagaagcaCCATCTCCCATGGTTTCTATGAATCAGGAGTTGGGAAACAGTGTATTAGCTAGGTAGTCTGGCTTGGGTCTCTTATGAGGTTGCAATCATTTTGCTGACTGGGCTATAGTCATCTGAAGACTTGAGTAGAGCTGGAAAAATCTAACTGTAGGATGGCTCACTCACATGGCTGGTGAGTTTGTGCGGGAGGTGTCACTGCCTTGCCCTCCTCACACTACTGTTGTGAGTGCCCTTTTGACACAGCGGCTGGCTTTGCCAGACCAAGtgatttttaagaagaaagtagAAGCCACAAAGTCTTTTATGAACTTGCCTTAGAAGTcacattctgtcatttctttgaTATGCTATTCTGTGTGGGAAGGGACAACTCAGGTAGGTGAGGATCATTGGGGACCATCTTGGATGCCAACAGAACAAAGTAGACAGAGGTGTGGTCCTTATTTTCTAGGAGCTTGTACTCTAAAGTAAATCACATTGAGACAGACATAGATGTCTACGATTCGACACCCATTTCACTCAGTTTATTTTAAGTATCTGTTATGTGCcaagtcggagaaggcaatggcaccccactccagtactcttgccgggaaaatcccatggacggaggagcctggtaggctgcagtccatggggtcgagaagagtcagacatgactgagcgacttcactttcacttttcacttttatgcattggagaaggaaatggcaacccactccagtgttcttgcctggagaatcccagggatggggtcacacagagtcagacacaactgaagtgacttagcagtatgTGCcaagtattatgctaagtaacaGAGTAGGCTTTAGGGTGACTAAGGTTTTGAACTTGGTGACTAAGAGAATAATGTTATTGCAAGcaaaaaatatagttttgtttttttttttaatagaagtcaATAGTTGAAGCTGAGCTGGAGGGAAAGGACTAATCAAGTTTTGAAAGAGGGAGACTTTATAAAGAAAAGATATGGGATCAACAGGATGTTTCAACAAACAGCTGCGGAAGAGTTAGTTTATGGTGGGGTATAGGACAGATGGATGCTCAAACAGGGTGACAAGATAAGTTGGGATATCTTACAGATACCTAATGGAATTTTGACAATGACAGTAAACAGCTTGGGTTATAGGAATTAAGTATCTATGAAAATACTTGGCTTTCTGAAAGGGTCAGAAgggtaagagaaaaaaatggctaGCATTATTGAAGCAGTTCTTGATTATGGGAGTTCATTGAGGGATTAGGGCTTTGACTGTAGGTATGAAAAGggacaaaaatttttttcaaggattttttttgGAGAGGTGTCTTATTTCACAATTGgattcttcaatttaaaatgacacaaaaaaattttaaaaaaataaaatgacacataAATGTTGACTTGGAAGATGACAGAGTATTATGAAAGCTGGCTGAGTAAGAAGAAAATTGTAGGGAAGTGACAATTTTCTTCAAGACAAGAGATGGCAGTGGAAGATGAGTTATCTCTCAGAATGAGCTGGGAACTGGACTCTGGAAAAAGGGCTTAGAATAGTAGTGATTTTGATAATGCATACCTTATAGGCTTTCCAAGGTCTCCATGTAAGATGAAAATTACATGTTTATCAGTTGGTTCAGGCACCTTGTTCCTTTCTTTAAGTTGGGGTTTTATATTGATAAATATTCATATgagcatttaaatgaaaaatatttggaagtaACTAAAATTCCTTTTTCATATCTCTTGGTTTCTCACCCCACCCACACCCTCCCCTATTAGGTGGTGTGGAATGGCTGCAAATCAAGGAGAATGATTTCTCCTATAGGCCCAACATGATTTGTAATTTTCTGCATCAGCATGAAGAGGAGGAACCGGTAGCCCCAGACCCAGATAAATCTCTGGAGTTGGACGAGCACGAGATTCAAATGAAAGATAATTCAAACCTGGGTTATGAACAGGAGAAACCACCGAACTTAGAGGATTCTGGTCCTCTTATTGATATCCCTTCTTTTGAGACAGAAGGGTCTGTTTTTATGGATACTCAAGAAACTGCCTTAGAAATCACTCCTAGATGAAATGTTTCTCATAATAACTAGTCATGAactttttatacaatttttatataaaataattgactTTGTAGTTgttcacaatttttatttttgttagctATATGCACATTTCCAGTTATAATGTAGTTTAATATACTAGAATCATTAAGGACCaaatattgagtttttaaaaatatgtttcaaggACTATAGGGACCATTCTGTGATGAGTCCTTTAAAATGGAGGTTTTACTAAGGTAAGTATATGTTTCTATTGCAGCCATTGCAAATTACCACATTTAATGGCTTATGTGTATTAAGCTACAGAAGTGTATTGTCTTTTACAGTTTTGTAGGTCAGCTGTTTGAGATGGGTCTCacctgggctaaaatcaaggtatttGTAGAACTTCTCTTccggaggtgggatgggggactCCATTTCCTTGTTCATTCAGTTGTTTACAGAATTCAGTTCTTTGCAATTGAAGGATCATGGTCCCATTTCCTTGCTGTTGGCTGAGAGCCATTCCCATATTccagaggctgcctgcattccttgactTATAGCCCCTTCTCTTCAGAGCCAACCATGGTCAAGTTCCTCTCAGTCCTTGACTCTCCCCTGCTACTTCTGTCATCCTATTGATATTAGACCCTTCCTTTATTTGATTACATTGGGCACATCTGGCTGACTTCCCTATTTTAAGGTCTATAactttaattccatctgcaaagtCCATTTTGCTATGTAATGTAAACAGGCATAACACTGAAAATTATGGCATGAAAATATTTGCGGTGGCAGGGAGGGCATCTTCCAGTCTACCAAAGTCAATATTACAATTCTGAGAACAGAAGAATTCAGAAATGCTTAAGGGTGAAGGTACAGTTCCTGATATTCCAGCTGTAATTTCACTCCTTTCCTACTGAAGAAAGATGATTGGAATTCAGCTGTAACAAGTCAGTTTACTACAGtgatataacattgtaaagccattatcctccaattaaaaattaagtattacGGTGATAAGCTAGATCTGCTCTAActagtatttttttaagtaaattattcACAAACTTTGATACAGGTTGACCTATATGAAATTACCAATATTTGCTTCTGACTATAAAACCCAGCCATTTTATATGGTTTATGCCGGTATAAACCATACCTCACATTAATTATATCTCAtagcactctgtgatgacctagagatgTGGGAtgggagagtgggagggaggctcagggcGGAGGGAGACAATGTATACTTCTGGCTGGTTcacgttgtatggcagaaaccagcacagtgttgtaaagcaagtatcctccaattaaaactgttaaaaaattatATCTCTCAACTGTTGGAGGTGTAACTTTGTTTTGACAGATTAGAAAATTAATGTTCTAGAATGAGAAATTTTTTCCTTCAATAAGTTCTGTAACTTTTTCCTATTTAATTGGAAAACAACATACCCTGATTAAAAGCCTTTCCAAATCATAAGCATGTATATCCTCCCAATTTTTATATGACTTTAGTCTCAGCTTTTCCTTtaatcagaaacatttttttctaccaTGTGTATGTGGAGAGACTGCTAATTACTTGACCCAATATCtggtcttccttttttctctttgtaacaGAATCCCAGAATTTATTGAGGTTAGCAGTGTGcccgggagaaggcaatggcaacccactccagtactcttacctggaaaatcccatgggaggagcctggtaggctgcagtccatggggtcgagaagagcgactgagcggcttcactttcacttttcactttcatgcattggagaaggaactggcaacccactccagtgttcttgcctggagaatcccagagatgggggagccgacgggctgccatctgtggggtcgtacagagtcagacacgactgaagcgacttagcagcagcagcagtgtgccCAGCTTTCCTTGTGTATATGAAAGTGGCCCTATTTTCTAGATATTAGTTCTTCCAagcttgatctatagattcaatgcagtcccaACAAAATTACAGCAAGTTTTCTATGGATATTGTCAAACTgactctaaagtttatatggagaggCCAACCCTCAGAATAGCCAATACAGTGTTAAAGAATACAGTAGGAGGACTTCAAGACTTACTGTAAAAACTGTAGTAATAGAGACAGTGGGAATTGCTGAAAGATTAGACAGATaggtcaatggaatagaatagagagcccagaaatagacacaGTCAACTGATCTTAGATAAGGAACAAAGGCAATACAGTGAAGCAAAGagaatcttttcaataaatggtgctggaacaactggacatccacatgcaaaagaatgaagtgggACCCCTCCCCAATCTCGTATTATATACAAAGACTTACTCAAAATGGAccaatggggacttccctagtggtccaatggttgagactccctgctcccaatgcaaggggcccaggtttgatcccagattggggaactagatcccacgtgacatggatcccacatgctgcaaccaaagatCCCAAGTGCGGCAGTTAAAacccggtacagccaaataaatatataaaaatattttttatatatataatcttttaaaaaagatggaTTAATGGCTTAAATAAGTTTAAGGGCTAAAGTTATAAAACTCTTTAGAGAAAATATAGGTATAAATCTTTTACTACATTGGATTAGGAAATTGCCTTTTAGATAAAACATGAAAAGTggaagcaacaaaagaaaaaaatgacacactggacttcatcaaaattgaaCTTTTTCGATTCAAAGGACACTATCTAGGAAAAAAAGACATCTATtcaattggagaaaatatttgcaaattatccATCAGATAAGGGACTGGTATCTAGAGTATATGAAACTATTGCAactcaataaaaagacaaaggatCTGAGCAGATATTTTTTTGGAAGAAGATATGGTTAATCAacctatgaaaagatgctcaaaatcacttgTCATCAGGGTAATACAAATGAAATCCACAATGAGCTACCACTTATACCCACTAGGTAGGATGGCTTGATGAAAAAAGATGGACAATAGCAAATTTTGGAGATAAGTGGAGAAGCTAGAACCTGTGGTTAATAGAATAATGCTCTCCCCAAAACACGTCCACGCTCTACACGCAGGgatctgtgaatatgttactgTACTTGCCCaagggaatttgctatatgattaggttaaggattttgagatggggGATATAATTGTGGATTATCCAAGTGGGCAACATGTAATTGCAAGAGTTTTATAAGAGGGAGTCAAACAagtaacagagaaaaagaagttaTGCCAGTAGAAACAGAAGTTCGGGTGATGCCTTTTTAAGATACAGGAATACCAACAAATGCAAACAGCTTATATAACCTGGAAAGGCAAAAGATTCTCCCTCCAGTTTTTAGGGGGAACGGAGCCCTAGTGACAATTTTAGACCTGTAAAATTAGGCTGCTGGTTTCTAGaggtctcagttcagtcactcagtagtgtccgactctttgccaccccatggactgcagcatgccaggctttcctgtccatcaccacctcccagaacttgctcaaactcgtgtccatcaagttgttgatgccatcctctgtcgtccccttctcttcccaccttcaatctttcccagcatcagggtcttttccagtgagtcagttctttgcatcaggtggccaaagacaTTAAGTGCggtcagcttcaccatcagtcctcccaatgactattcaggactgatttctttgaggattgactggtttgatccccttgctgtccaagggactctcaagagtcttctccaaccccacagttcaaaagcattttttggcgctcagctttctttatagtctacctctcacattcatacatgactactggaaaaaccatagcttttgactagatggacctttgttggcaaagtaatttctctgcttttttatttttttctctgctttttaatatgctgtctaggtttgtcacagtttttcttccaaggagcaaccatgtCTATAAGTCTAACATAATAAATTTATGTTATCTTATGATagtaaatttgtggtaatttgttacagtagcaataGAAAAACCAATTCCAGGCCCTTTTACATTGTTAATAgagatgtaaaatggtgcaggcAGAAAAGTTTTACAGTTCCTCCAAACGTCAAACAGGGTGGCCTTGTGCAATTCTACTTTTagagaattaaaaacagaagTCTACACAAAAACTTGAACATGGATATTCAAAGCATCATAAggtataatcttaaaaaaaaatggaaacaccaatgtacatgaatttttgaatggataagcaaacatGGTATATCCACAGAATGAACCATTACCCAGttctaaataaagaaatgaatgtacTGAggatgaagtactgatacatgttacaacacaTGTGAACCATAAACATGAGCACATGGGAACATAGTAAGTGCaataagccagacaaaaaaggccacatattgtatgaatCCATTTATATGGTATTTTCTCAATAGGCAGATCTATGGAGACATAGAGGTTACCAGGGATCGGCAAGAGTGAAAAGTGGGGAGTGCTACTGGGTTATGAgaagggtgataaaaatgttttgaaattagtGGTGGTAGATGAACATCTTTGcaaatacactaaaaaccacAGAAATTGTACACTTTACAGGACTAACATGGTACCCGAAATATACAATTGAAACATGGGGCAGTAAGGATCTTAGTATTATTTTCTCCATACCTTTTATATGCTGGGCACCATGGCAGTTATAAACTCTACCTCACTGATCTCACAGTTTTCTCAACGGTGCATATTGCACATTGATCATTTTAGTGACTATGTGAGTACCTACCACACCATCAACCTTTTTATCATCCTAGGGGATTCCTAGATGAACAACACCTGTTCCTTGAATAGCTGGTTCCAGATACAGACATGATAGAGGCTCAGACCTGGGGCCTTTTCCTGcagtgctgcaatgcttgcacctggacaaaagTCTCCTCTCCTCCAGTAATAACATACACAGAAGCCATaagagactaaaaataactgtgcatGGGCAGTTGGAGCAACTTATGGACAAGATTTAAAAaaaccacacacccacacacacaaaactcaaCTGCCACTTATCTAGAGCTGGGAGCAAAACTATGCTAGTGCACTCAACACCACCTAAGAGGTGAGCCACCCCTCCAGGCCACCCCTGTACACACCCTGTCTTCACGCCTTATAAGGAACCAGCTCACCTGCCCCGACCCCTTCCCagcaagcaagggaacctgttacttGGTTTTAGTCCCTCCTGCAGGCGCAGCAGCCTCCCAAAAACCTAGCCTTAATTTCTTGGCTGGCCTCTccaatttctattgattgaaggaaggccaagaaccctgacCAGTATCATACACAGGTGTGTACATCAAGTTCCTAGAAGCGAGCGTTAACTCTGAAAAGAACCCACGCAAAAACCTGTAACCAAGGGAACATAGTCCCTCCTCCCCAGCAGATAGCATCTCCAGGGGTCCACTTCGGCCCCAGGAAGTGGCGTCACAGGCAACTTCCGTTTCCGGAAGTTCGGTTCCGCCTCCGGCAACACACAGCCCTATCGCGTAAGCGGGCGGTACACGTGCTTTCACCGGGTTCCCCCTGAGGTAGCGATGGACGCTTTGGATAGAGTTGTGTAAGTGCGCTGGGTTCTTTTCCCGGGTAACGTTGGCGCAAAACGGGCTCCTGTAGCGGGACGGAGTGTCAGCGCTTCTGCCGCCCACGCTGCTTCCTCACACCCGTTGCCAGTCCGGGTGGATGGAGCAGCTGGTTTGGGTCTCTCTTCGTGCCGCCTGAGGGGAGACGGAGAGCGGGGAAGTCCGCGTGTGGGAGCCCCGAGGTGGAGGTGGCACCAAGGCTTTGGCAGCTTTTATCCTAGACAATTGGGAATGTCTCGGTTTTCGCAGATGTGTGAGAAAGGCGTTAGAGTGAGGGGCTCTGAGCACTGGCCTCGAATCTGACAGATTTAGGTGACAGACCGCTTAGAGCTTTGTGGTTGGGTCATTTCGCGTCCCTAAATTTCAGTTTGCTGTATAAAGTAGCGTTTATAATAGTCATTCTTCATAGAACTGTGAGGATTATTTGCGAGAATGTGGGTAAAGGCTTTGTTTCAGCGCAGAGAGATGctcatttcctctttttcccaAACTTGTACATGTTTCTTGAGTTATCCTTGGGTAATCGCTGCTCTAAATTCGCCCAGAAATTGTTTCTCGATCTCCTAAATAGTTATGTGATTTgctatggtgttttttttttttttttttttttttttgcggttTACCTGCGTTAACGTATAATCAAAAGGACAAAATATTCGTTTGGTCATTAATTCTGGGGTTTTTGCCCATTTGCTGTACGCTCTGTAGGTCTGGGGGCTGCGAAGATGAGTAAGACTAGTTTATTGTCTTATTGGGGGATAAACAGCTAATAAAACGTACAAGGTGTTTGCATTAGTTGCTGGttcgttcagttcagtctctcagtcgtgtccggctctttgctaCCCtctgaatcgcagcacgccgggcctccctgtccatcaccaattcccggagtccacccaaactgatgtccattgagtcggtgatgccatccaaccctctcatcctctgtggttcccttctcctcctgccttcaatctttcccagtagcagggtgttttcaaatgagtcagctcctcccgtcaagtggccaaagtattggagtttcagcttcaacatcagtccttccaatgaacacctaggactgatctcctttagaatggactggttggatctccttgcagtccaagagattctcaagagtcttctccaacaccacagttcaaaagcatcagttcttcggtgctcagctttcttcacagtccaactctcacatccatacatgactactggaaaaaccataaccttgactagatggacctttgttggcaaagtaatgtctctgctttttaatatgctgtctaggttggtcataactttccttccaagtagtaagcgccttttaatttcatggctgcagtcaccaatctgcagtgattttggagccccccaaaataaagtcagccactgttccactgtttccccatctatttgccatgaagttgctGGTTAATCAGAAGTAATAAACCACATGGAATATGCAACATACAGCACTTTTATTGGGTTATGGATGCACTAAATCTCTCTTGGtatgacttaaaaaataatgtgtatcTTTATCAACCAGTAAATGATTAGAAGCTTTATATGTGCTTGATATTTTATCTGGAGGAGagttttttaaagtctgtatggtaaagtatgtgtgtgtgtattctgtttttcttttccttcccgaAGTGTACATGGAACCGGAAGAAGGGCAGATCATAGTTATTTAAGAGAGGAGAAATTATTTCTGTAGGTGGCAGATGGAAAATCAAGATTCTCACTGTAGTGTAAGTGGAGGTGAACAACGTAATGTATAAAAGCCTTCTACTGGATGTGACAGAATATAATCAGAATAATGGGTTTGTTTTCCATATATGGTATAAATGTGTATGGCCGTGTGTATATGTTtgtctgtgctaggtctttgtggctgcgagggctgctctctagttatggtgctcTGGTACCTCACTGTattggtttctcttgtggagtacaggctctagggcacacgacTTCAGTAGTTGGGGTTCCTGGGCTCAATAGTTAATGGTGCCCAGGCTTACTttttctgcagcatgtgggatctgcccggatcagggatcgaagctgtgtctcctgcattgcaggtggattctttacctctgagccaccagggaagcccctgttttcctttcatattttgcAGGATGATTGGTCTAGGTGAGTTTTTAAATGTAGCTCATTTTGAAGATTGGCCTACATGCCaccctgtgtgactttggacagatTACCTCAGCTGACTCATCTGTGAAAGATTGGGCCTTAATAGACTAACTCTGTAATAAAGTGTCAGTTGTTGTTATTCTCAGTTGGTGGCAATAGGATTTGACTTTATCAGTGGTGATATTGGAGTGGGACATTGGCTACTTCCTGGCAGGCATTGTGGTCTTATACCTGGAGGAAAGATAAGCAGTAATTAGCCTCCCTGTGCCCACAGGTTGACTAGCAGTTGCTGTGCACTTTATTATGTTAGGGTGCAGAGTACTGGTTTGATTGCTTtaagtttaaaggaaaaataatagggTAAAAATAGCAACAATATTCACTTGAgtccttgtttttttaataaaagatttagaaaacagtaataggatgctggaaatataaaaatggaaGTCTTTTTAAAGACCAAATGTAATGAAATTAATGCATTTAATAGTAACAACTGaatatattttgttaatatttccCCCAAAAATGAGATTTTGTGGAATCCCAAACTAATAAATGTTATATAATGTCTCTTTGAAGACATTTCAGAATTTGCATATAAGTCTTGGTTTTTTAATATGAGGAAAATGTCTTAAGTTGTTATAAATTGTGATTTTTCATAAcagaaaacccaaaacaaaaagagCCAAGAGATTCCTTGAGAAGAGAGAACCGAAACTCAGTGAAAATACTAAAAGTGCTATGTTGATTAAA includes the following:
- the GTF3C6 gene encoding general transcription factor 3C polypeptide 6 yields the protein MAAPAGGARGSQAAQRSGGMAAAAKEPSWVDWDEEEDEEEEETEQLVMVELSGILDSDLLAKCENKCKILGIDTERPILQVDSYVFAGEYEDTVGTCVIFEENVEYVDAEGSNKTVLKYKCHTMKKLSMTRTLLTEKKEGEENIGGVEWLQIKENDFSYRPNMICNFLHQHEEEEPVAPDPDKSLELDEHEIQMKDNSNLGYEQEKPPNLEDSGPLIDIPSFETEGSVFMDTQETALEITPR